From the Tachyglossus aculeatus isolate mTacAcu1 chromosome 21, mTacAcu1.pri, whole genome shotgun sequence genome, one window contains:
- the ASPHD1 gene encoding aspartate beta-hydroxylase domain-containing protein 1, which translates to MPSWPLPLGCPALTLLLGALTSLFLWYCYRLGSQDGPGPGAGGPGAGTEAGDPGEGAGAEGPMSRRLRAYARRYSWAGMGRVRRAARVGPGPAGGPGIQRPALLFLPDLPSSPFVPRDAQRHDVELLEGSFAAILRDFGTVSWDFSGSPSPPRGWSPAPAPGCHQFLLYRAGRCQPGNCRRCPGAYRALRGLRSFVSANSFGNAGFSVLLPGARLEGRCGPTNARVRCHLGLKIPPGCELVVGGEPQCWSEGHCLLVDDSFLHTAAHNGAPEDGPRVVFIVDLWHPNVAGAERQALDFVFAPDP; encoded by the exons ATGCCCTCTTGGCCCCTGCCCCTGGGCTGCCCGGCCCTCACGCTGCTCCTCGGGGCCCTCACTTCCCTTTTCCTTTGGTACTGCTACCGCCTGGGCTCCCAGGACGGCCCGGGCCCAGGAGCCGGTGGCCCGGGAGCGGGCACCGAGGCCGGGGACCCCGGCGAGGGAGCCGGGGCCGAAGGCCCGATGAGCCGGAGACTGAGGGCCTACGCCCGCCGCTACTCCTGGGCCGGCATGGGGCGGGTGAGGAGGGCCGCTCGGGTCGGGCCCGGGCCCGCCGGGGGCCCGGGCATCCAGCGTCCAGCCCTGCTCTTCCTGCCGGAcctgccctcttctcccttcgTGCCCCGGGACGCCCAACGGCACGACGtcgagctcctggagggcagcttCGCCGCCATCCTGCGGGACTTTGGCACCGTGAGCTGGGACTTCTCGGGgtcgccctccccgccccggggctggtcgcccgccccggcccccggctgCCACCAGTTTCTGCTGTACCGGGCGGGGAGGTGCCAGCCGGGCAACTGCCGCCGCTGCCCGGGGGCCTACAGGGCTCTGCGCGGGCTGCGGAGCTTCGTGAGCGCCAACTCCTTCGGCAACGCCGGCTTCTCCGTCCTCCTCCCCGGGGCCCGGCTGGAGGGGCGGTGTGGGCCCACCAACGCTCGCGTCCGCTGCCACCTAG GCCTGAAGATTCCCCCAGGCTGCGAGTTGGTGGTCGGGGGGGAGCCCCAGTGCTGGTCGGAAGGTCACTGCCTGCTGGTGGACGACTCCTTTCTGCACACAGCCGCCCACAACG GCGCCCCCGAGGACGGGCCCCGTGTGGTCTTCATCGTGGACCTCTGGCACCCCAACGTAGCCGGAGCGGAGCGCCAGGCCCTGGATTTTGTCTTCGCGCCTGACCCCTGA